Proteins from one Aureimonas sp. SA4125 genomic window:
- the recR gene encoding recombination mediator RecR: MAKPIAGPEIERLIQLLAKLPGLGPRSARRATLHLVKRKEQLLGPLAQAMTQALERVLICSVCGNIDTSDPCTVCCDPSRDQSLVVVVEDVSDLWALERAKALNAGYHVLGGVLSPLDGVGPDDLTIRQLVERVARGAVREVIIAVNATVEGQTTAHYLTDQLAEFDVRITRLAHGVPVGGELDYLDEGTLSAAMRARTAF; encoded by the coding sequence ATGGCAAAACCCATCGCCGGTCCGGAGATCGAGCGGCTGATCCAGCTGCTCGCGAAGCTTCCGGGCCTCGGGCCGCGCTCGGCCCGGCGCGCCACGCTGCACCTCGTCAAGCGCAAGGAGCAGCTTCTCGGGCCGCTGGCGCAGGCGATGACGCAGGCGCTGGAGCGCGTGCTCATCTGCTCGGTCTGCGGCAATATCGATACGAGCGATCCCTGCACCGTCTGCTGCGATCCTTCGCGCGACCAGTCGCTCGTCGTCGTCGTCGAGGATGTCTCCGACCTCTGGGCGCTGGAGCGGGCGAAGGCGCTCAATGCCGGCTACCATGTGCTGGGCGGCGTCCTGTCGCCGCTCGACGGGGTCGGCCCGGACGATCTGACGATCCGGCAGCTGGTCGAGCGGGTCGCCAGGGGCGCGGTGCGCGAGGTGATCATCGCCGTCAACGCCACGGTCGAGGGGCAGACGACCGCGCATTACCTGACCGACCAGCTCGCCGAATTCGACGTCAGGATCACCCGCCTCGCCCACGGTGTTCCCGTCGGCGGCGAGCTCGACTATCTCGACGAGGGCACGCTGTCGGCCGCGATGCGGGCGCGCACCGCGTTCTGA
- a CDS encoding lytic murein transglycosylase has protein sequence MTLAARLAAFLTLLLLAFPAAAQTGDIAKGFQRFLETDIWPAAKSRGVPRPIFDAAFKGVKPNLKLPDLQLPGDAAKVEENNYQAEFQSPSAYFGESAVANLAARGRGLLATHRAVLSRIEKETGVPAAIIVAIWGRESGFGAAKIPHNAFEVLATKAYLARRKEMFRGELLAALEIVADGHLKVSEMRSSWAGALGQPQFMPSKFLAYAVDADGDGRRDIWNSVPDTLASIGHYLQKAGWVAGRDWGFEANVPDAISCAVEGPDKGRPIRDFVDAGVTRVSGRAFPPGELRAPGHLLMPAGRNGPAFIATPNFYTLKVYNNSDLYALFIGHVADRMAGGGAFNGDWVRVDGMTRGDVARMQEKLVVRGYDVGGADGLPGFKTRRSIGAFEASAGLPPTCWPSQSLAARLK, from the coding sequence ATGACCCTTGCTGCCCGGCTGGCCGCCTTCCTGACCCTTCTCCTGCTGGCCTTTCCGGCCGCGGCGCAGACCGGCGACATCGCCAAGGGGTTCCAGCGCTTTCTCGAAACCGACATCTGGCCAGCCGCCAAGTCGCGGGGCGTGCCGCGGCCAATCTTCGACGCTGCCTTCAAGGGCGTGAAGCCCAATCTGAAGCTCCCAGACCTGCAGCTTCCTGGCGACGCCGCGAAGGTCGAGGAGAACAACTACCAGGCCGAGTTCCAGAGCCCGTCGGCCTATTTCGGCGAATCGGCCGTCGCCAATCTTGCCGCCCGGGGCCGCGGTCTGCTGGCGACGCACCGCGCCGTTCTTTCCCGGATCGAGAAGGAGACGGGCGTTCCCGCCGCGATCATCGTCGCGATCTGGGGGCGCGAATCGGGCTTTGGTGCCGCCAAGATCCCGCACAACGCCTTCGAGGTGCTGGCCACCAAGGCTTATCTCGCGCGTCGCAAGGAGATGTTCCGGGGCGAGCTTCTGGCGGCCCTCGAGATCGTCGCCGACGGCCATCTGAAGGTGTCCGAGATGCGCTCGTCCTGGGCCGGTGCGCTCGGCCAGCCGCAGTTCATGCCGTCGAAATTCCTGGCCTATGCGGTCGACGCGGACGGCGACGGCCGCCGCGACATCTGGAATTCGGTGCCCGATACGCTCGCCTCGATCGGCCACTATCTGCAGAAGGCCGGCTGGGTCGCCGGCCGCGACTGGGGTTTCGAGGCGAATGTGCCGGACGCCATCTCCTGCGCCGTCGAAGGCCCCGACAAGGGCCGGCCGATCCGGGACTTCGTCGACGCCGGCGTGACTCGCGTCTCCGGCCGGGCCTTCCCGCCGGGAGAGCTGCGCGCCCCCGGCCATCTCCTGATGCCGGCCGGGCGCAACGGGCCCGCCTTTATCGCGACGCCGAATTTCTACACGCTGAAAGTCTACAACAATTCCGACCTTTACGCCCTCTTCATCGGCCATGTCGCCGACCGGATGGCCGGCGGCGGCGCTTTCAATGGGGATTGGGTGCGGGTCGATGGCATGACCCGCGGCGACGTCGCGCGGATGCAGGAAAAACTGGTGGTGCGCGGCTACGATGTCGGCGGCGCCGACGGCCTGCCAGGCTTCAAGACGCGGCGGTCGATCGGGGCCTTCGAAGCGAGTGCCGGCCTGCCGCCGACCTGCTGGCCGAGCCAGAGCCTGGCCGCCCGTCTGAAATGA
- a CDS encoding serine protease — translation MATTAVADTASLAQVYNEETDVDFRRGMQIRLGWTGDYAGPFTGSIDAGGLRAIRYFQARHGLEASGVIDEQLLKRLVSESDSAQAAAGYQMVEDRTTGMRLGLPLALVRDGGPTEVGRVWRSPDRAIEIEAVRMDEAGGSLSALYDVLKRPGGERSITTAELSDESFLITGHDGGRHYSLRFVGRGADLRGIAISFDDRAAASMTPYTVVALQLFDPFDEAGYGHLVAGVDEVPMTEAAGHASGEFGRDPFAALFDITAPSSAGTDAPRDGDMDSSGSGFVVSRDGWVLTNAHVAGSCAQVLVGHYGPADAVILDKENDLALLHIDAQLGSPLPIAAGMPRLGEDVLALGFPLRSILADSLNVTRGNVSSLLGLANDSRYLQISAAVQPGNSGGPLVDLSGRVVGVVTAKLDAVAIADATGDIPQSINFAIRPDAVTGFLAANGVSFASAPAPTHFASVADTTADAAASVLPILCLGG, via the coding sequence GTGGCGACGACCGCTGTCGCGGATACGGCTTCTCTCGCTCAGGTGTACAACGAAGAGACCGACGTCGATTTTCGCCGGGGCATGCAGATTCGTCTCGGCTGGACCGGGGATTACGCTGGGCCATTCACCGGAAGCATTGATGCCGGCGGTCTGAGGGCGATCCGGTACTTCCAGGCTCGGCACGGCCTCGAGGCGAGCGGCGTCATCGACGAGCAACTCCTGAAGCGCCTGGTGTCGGAAAGCGATTCGGCCCAGGCCGCGGCGGGCTACCAGATGGTGGAAGACCGCACGACGGGCATGCGGCTCGGTCTGCCACTGGCATTGGTTCGCGATGGAGGACCGACCGAGGTCGGTCGTGTCTGGCGCTCGCCTGACCGCGCGATCGAGATCGAAGCCGTTCGGATGGACGAGGCGGGCGGCAGCCTCTCGGCGCTCTACGACGTGTTGAAGCGTCCGGGCGGCGAACGAAGCATCACAACTGCAGAATTGTCGGACGAATCCTTTCTCATCACGGGCCATGATGGCGGACGACACTACAGCCTGCGTTTTGTCGGCCGCGGTGCCGACCTGCGCGGCATCGCCATCTCCTTCGACGATCGTGCCGCTGCTTCCATGACGCCCTATACGGTCGTCGCGCTGCAGCTCTTCGATCCATTTGACGAAGCCGGTTACGGCCACCTCGTCGCCGGCGTGGATGAGGTGCCGATGACGGAGGCTGCCGGGCATGCCTCCGGCGAGTTCGGCAGGGATCCTTTCGCCGCCCTCTTCGATATCACCGCGCCCTCTTCCGCCGGCACCGATGCGCCGCGAGACGGTGACATGGACTCGTCCGGCTCCGGATTTGTGGTCTCGCGCGACGGTTGGGTCCTGACAAATGCCCATGTGGCAGGGTCATGCGCCCAGGTTCTGGTCGGTCACTACGGTCCGGCCGATGCGGTGATCCTCGACAAGGAAAACGATCTGGCATTGCTCCATATCGATGCGCAGCTGGGCTCGCCTCTGCCGATCGCCGCCGGAATGCCCCGGCTCGGCGAGGATGTGCTTGCCCTCGGCTTTCCCCTGCGCTCCATCCTGGCCGACAGCCTGAACGTAACGCGCGGCAATGTCTCGTCCCTCCTCGGACTCGCCAATGACTCCCGCTACCTGCAGATTTCCGCGGCCGTCCAGCCCGGCAATTCCGGCGGCCCCCTCGTCGACCTCTCCGGCCGCGTCGTCGGCGTCGTCACCGCCAAGCTCGATGCGGTCGCGATCGCCGATGCCACCGGAGACATCCCGCAGTCGATCAATTTCGCCATCCGTCCCGATGCGGTGACAGGCTTTCTTGCAGCCAATGGCGTCTCATTCGCCTCTGCGCCAGCGCCGACGCACTTCGCCAGCGTTGCCGACACCACTGCAGATGCCGCGGCGTCGGTGCTCCCGATCCTCTGCCTCGGCGGCTGA
- the rmuC gene encoding DNA recombination protein RmuC, with protein MSLDSLLTLLDVPLFTVAGRSVGLGTTLLAGALVVALGLVWRGRGSGHEAERLDAILQAQAEVNGRMQSMAEIFAARQGDMTRTLAERLDGMSSRVGQSIAATTKETQESLSGLAERLAVIDRAQGRIVDLAGEVVRLQDILSNKQTRGAFGQGRMEAIVMDGLPTGAYSFQATLSNGKRPDCLITMPNGAPSLAIDAKFPLESWSAFREAEDEAHRLFSAQRLRRDMDVHVKAIAEKYLLPGETQDTAFLFVPSESIFGELHEHFADIVQKAHRARVVIVSPSLLMLSIQVVQAILRDTRMRQEAGEIQKEVRLLTEDLGRLDARVAALKTHFSQAGRDVDQILVSTEKLLKRGERIEAVELGDHHASPGSLSPSMTFGKVAE; from the coding sequence ATGAGCCTCGACTCCCTCCTCACTCTCTTGGACGTCCCCCTCTTCACCGTCGCCGGCCGCTCAGTCGGCCTCGGCACGACGCTTCTAGCCGGTGCGTTGGTGGTGGCGCTGGGCCTTGTCTGGCGCGGGCGCGGGTCCGGCCACGAGGCCGAAAGGCTGGACGCGATCCTGCAGGCGCAGGCCGAGGTCAACGGCCGGATGCAGAGCATGGCGGAGATCTTCGCGGCCCGGCAGGGCGACATGACGCGCACGCTCGCCGAAAGGCTCGACGGCATGTCGTCGCGCGTCGGCCAGTCTATCGCCGCGACGACGAAGGAAACGCAGGAAAGCTTGTCGGGTCTGGCCGAGCGGCTGGCCGTGATCGACCGGGCGCAGGGACGGATCGTCGACCTCGCCGGCGAAGTCGTGCGGCTGCAGGACATCCTCTCCAACAAGCAGACCCGCGGCGCCTTCGGCCAGGGGCGGATGGAGGCGATCGTGATGGATGGGCTGCCCACCGGCGCCTATTCCTTCCAGGCGACGCTGTCGAACGGCAAGCGACCGGACTGCCTCATCACCATGCCGAATGGCGCGCCATCGCTGGCCATCGACGCGAAATTTCCGCTCGAGTCCTGGAGCGCCTTCCGCGAAGCCGAGGACGAGGCGCACCGGCTGTTTTCGGCGCAGCGCCTGCGCCGGGACATGGATGTCCATGTGAAGGCGATCGCGGAAAAGTATCTCCTGCCCGGCGAGACGCAGGATACCGCCTTTCTGTTCGTGCCATCGGAATCGATCTTCGGCGAGTTGCACGAGCATTTCGCCGACATCGTGCAGAAGGCACACCGCGCGCGCGTGGTGATCGTCTCGCCGTCACTGCTGATGCTCTCGATCCAGGTTGTGCAGGCCATCCTGCGCGATACGCGGATGCGCCAGGAAGCCGGCGAAATCCAGAAGGAGGTGCGGCTCCTGACCGAGGATCTCGGGCGCCTCGACGCCCGGGTCGCGGCGTTGAAGACCCACTTTTCCCAGGCCGGCCGCGATGTCGACCAGATCCTTGTCTCGACCGAAAAGCTCCTGAAGCGCGGCGAACGGATCGAGGCTGTGGAGCTTGGCGACCACCATGCGTCGCCAGGTTCGCTATCGCCTTCGATGACCTTTGGTAAGGTCGCGGAGTAA